A single region of the Caminicella sporogenes DSM 14501 genome encodes:
- a CDS encoding IS3 family transposase, whose product AVAEAAFKVIKTEFAFNKIFQSFEELEYLLFDYVNWYNNYRIHGALNYLTPVEYRILMSDKKVS is encoded by the coding sequence GCAGTAGCAGAAGCTGCCTTTAAAGTTATTAAAACAGAATTTGCTTTTAATAAAATATTTCAAAGCTTTGAGGAGCTTGAATATCTGCTATTTGATTATGTGAACTGGTATAATAACTATAGGATTCATGGAGCATTAAATTATCTTACACCTGTGGAGTATAGAATACTAATGTCCGACAAAAAAGTGTCCTAA